Proteins encoded together in one Ficedula albicollis isolate OC2 unplaced genomic scaffold, FicAlb1.5 N00221, whole genome shotgun sequence window:
- the PRADC1 gene encoding protease-associated domain-containing protein 1 — PAAAALPAVSEGRGTEGQRDRGPDGAGTAAGPAHTPNIPARPPSRWAHPDPGLRIHEYLYFQVLSPGDIRYIFTATPAKDFGGVFNTRYDQIHLVPADPPEACGELNNGVFIQDQIALVERGGCSFLSKTRVIQEHGGRAVIIADNAYDNDSFYIEMIQDSSRRTADIPALFLLGRDGYMIRRSLEQHGLPWAVISIPVNVTSIPTYEMQQPPWTFCVGYMIRRSLEQHGLPWAVISIPVNVTSIPTYEMQQPPWTFW, encoded by the exons cccgctgctgctgccctgcccgcGGTGAGTGAGGGAcgggggacagagggacagagggacagagggccGGACGGAGCGGGGACAGCGGCCGGACCCGCACACACCCCGAACATCCCGGCCCGGCCTCCTTCCCGCTGGGCGCACCCTGATCCCG GTTTACGCATCCATGAATATTTGTATTtccaagtgctgagtcctgGAGACATCCGCTACATCTTCACTGCCACCCCAGCCAAGGATTTCGGTGGCGTGTTT AACACAAGGTACGACCAGATCCACCTGGTCCCAGCGGATCCCCCGGAGGCCTGTGGAGAGCTGAACAATGGGGTCTTCATCCAGGACCAGATCGCCTTGGTGGAGAGGGG gggctgctccttcctgtcCAAGACACGCGTGATCCAGGAGCACGGCGGGCGGGCGGTGATCATCGCCGACAACGCCTACGACAACGACAGCTTCTACATCGAGATGATCCAGGACAGCTCCCGGCGCACGGCCGACATCCCCGCGCtcttcctgctgggcagggacgG GTACATGATCAGGcgctccctggagcagcacgGGCTCCCCTGGGCCGTCATCTCCATTCCTGTCAACGTCACCAGCATTCCCACCTACGAGATGCAGCAGCCCCCCTGGACCTTCTGTGTGGG GTACATGATCAGGcgctccctggagcagcacgGGCTCCCCTGGGCCGTCATCTCCATTCCTGTCAACGTCACCAGCATTCCCACCTACGAGATGCAGCAGCCCCCCTGGACCTTCTGGTAG
- the LOC101820652 gene encoding homeobox protein not2-like, whose product MAKQGCLWGCLELSHCVGTNSLGPAGPWRSGGPCKVKRVRTVFKPEQLERLEQEFLKQQYMVGTERVDLAATLHLTETQVKVWFQNRRIKWRKQSMEQKAAKLSQFGVIQPASADSTDSKEHKEDTVDVEL is encoded by the exons ATGGCGAAGCAGGGGTGCCTGTGGGGGT GTCTGGAGTTGTCTCACTGTGTCGGGACCAACTCGCTGGGTCCCGCTGGGCCTTGGAGGTCGGGGGGGCCCTGCAAGGTGAAGAGAGTCCGCACAGTCTTcaaaccagagcagctggagaggctggagcaggagttCCTCAAGCAGCAGTACATGGTGGGCACGGAGAGGGTGGACCTGGCTGCAACCCTGCATCTCACAGAGACCCAG GTCAAAGTCTGGTTCCAGAACAGGAGGATCAAGTGGAGGAAGCAGAGCATGGAGCAGAAGGCAGCAAAGCTGTCTCAGTTTGGGGTGATCCAGCCTGCCAGCGCCGACTCCACGGACAGCAAGGAGCACAAGGAGGACACTGTGGACGTGGAGCTTTGA
- the CCT7 gene encoding T-complex protein 1 subunit eta, whose product SPGKATISNDGATILKLLDVVHPAAKTLVDIAKSQDAEVGDGTTSVTLLAAEFLKQVKPYVEEGLHPQIIIRAFRTATQLAVNKIKDIAVSVKKEDKDEQRSLLEKCAATALSSKLISQSKEFFSKMVVDAVMMLDDLLQLKMIGIKQVQGGALEDSQLVAGVAFKKTFSYAGFEMQPKKYQSPKIALLNVELELKAEKDNAEVRVNTVEDYQAIVDAEWNILYDKLDKIHKSGAKVVLSKLPIGDVATQYFADRDMFCAGRVPEEDLKRTMMACGGSIQTSVNALSDDVLGRCELFEETQIGGERYNLFTGCPKAKTCTIILRGGAKQFMEETERSLHDAIMIVRRAIKNDSVVAGGGAIEMELSKYLRDYSRTIPGKQQLLIGAYAKALEIIPRQLCDNAGFDATNILNKLRAKHAQGGMWYGVDVTNEDIADNFSACVWEPAVVRINALTAASEAACLIVSVDETIRNPRSSLDGSPAAAAGRGRARARPHNH is encoded by the exons TCCCCAGGCAAAGCCACCATCTCCAACGACGGGGCCACCATCCTGAAGCTGCTGGACGTCGTCCACCCAGCTGCCAAGACCCTGGTGGACATTGCCAAGTCCCAGGATGCAGAG gtgggTGATGGCACCACGTCTGTgaccctgctggctgctgagtTCCTGAAGCAGGTGAAGCCCTACGTGGAGGAGGGGCTGCATCCCCAGATCATCATCCGTGCCTTCCGCACGGCCACGCAGCTG GCTGTGAACAAGATCAAAGACATCGCTGTCTCTGTGAAGAAGGAGGATAAAGA tgagcagaggaGTCTCCTGGAAAagtgtgcagccacagccctgagctccaAGCTCATCTCCCAGAGCAAGGAGTTCTTCTCCAAGATGGTTGTGGATGCTGTGATGATGTTGGATGACTTGTTACAGCTCAAGATGATTGGGATAAAGCAGGTGCAAGGAGGAGCTTTGGAA GACTCCCAGCTGGTGGCTGGAGTTGCCTTTAAGAAAACCTTCTCCTATGCTGGGTTTGAGATGCAGCCCAAGAAGTACCAGTCCCCCAAAATTGCCCTGCTCAAcgtggagctggagctgaaagCTGAGAAGGACAACGCTGAGGTCAGAGTGAACACAGTGGAG gATTACCAGGCCATCGTGGATGCAGAGTGGAACATCCTGTATGACAAACTGGACAAAATCCACAAGTCAGGAGCCAAGGTGGTGCTGTCCAAGCTGCCCATTGGGGACGTGGCCACCCAGTACTTTGCAGACAGGGACATGTTCTGTGCTGGCCGTGTCCCCGAGGAGGATCTCAAGAGGACCATGATG GCCTGTGGGGGATCCATCCAGACCAGTGTCAATGCCCTGTCAGATGACGTGCTGGGCCGCTGTGAGCTCTTTGAGGAGACCCAGATTGGGGGAGAGAG GTACAACCTGTTCACGGGCTGCCCCAAGGCCAAGACGTGCACCATCATCCTGCGGGGCGGCGCCAAGCAGTTCATGGAGGAGACGGAGCGCTCGCTGCACGACGCCATCATGATCGTCAGGAGAGCCATCAAg AACGACTCGGTGGTGGCGGGGGGCGGGGCCATCGAGATGGAGCTCTCCAAGTACCTGCGGGACTATTCCCGCACCATCCCgggcaagcagcagctgctgatcgGCGCCTACGCCAAGGCGCTGGAGATCATCCCGCGGCAGCTGTGCGACAACGCCGGCTTCGACGCCACCAACATCCTCAACAAGCTGCGCGCCAAGCACGCACAG GGCGGGATGTGGTACGGCGTGGATGTCACCAACGAGGACATCGCAGACAATTTCTCGGCCTGCGTGTGGGAGCCGGCCGTGGTGCGGATCAACGCGCTGACCGCCGCCTCGGAGGCCGCGTGCCTGATCGTGTCTGTGGACGAGACCATCCGCAACCCGCGCTCCAGCCTGGACGGGAGCCCTGCCGCTGCTGCGGGGCGGGGCCGCGCCCGCGCCCGCCCGCACAACCACTGA
- the SMYD5 gene encoding SET and MYND domain-containing protein 5 — MAAAGGPHAGAAAEARFISSAKGKGLFATKNIRKGETVFVERPVVSSQFLWNALYNYRACDHCLRALETAEENAQRLLGQSSLVLPHPEQCSTRKELHQQCPRCQVTYCSAECRQAALEQYHQVLCLGPSRDDPTHPLNKLQEAWRNMHYPPETSSIMLMARMVATIKQAKDKEWWIKAFSQFCSKTANEEEEIVHKLLGDKFKGQLELLRLLFTEALYDECLSRWFTPEGFRSLFALVGTNGQGIGTSSLSQWVHACDALDLPLLQREELDAFIDQLYKDIEKESGEFLNCEGSGLYVLQSCCNHSCIPNAETSFPENNFLLHLTALEDIEAGEEICISYLDCCQRERSRHSRNKILRENYLFTCSCPKCLAQADDADVTSDEEEEGEGETDDAELEDEMTDV; from the exons ATGgcggccgc gggggggccacacGCCGGGGCTGCGGCGGAGGCGCGGTTCATCAGCAGCGCCAAG GGAAAGGGCTTGTTCGCCACCAAAAACATCCGCAAAGGGGAAACGGTCTTCGTGGAGAGGCCGGTGGTGTCATCGCAGTTCCTCTGGAATGCGCTGTACAACTACCGAG CCTGTGATCACTGCCTGCGGGCTCTGGAGACGGCGGAGGAGAACGCCCAGCgcctgctggggcagagctctcTGGTGCTGCCCCACCCCGAGCAGTGCAGCACCCGCAAGGAGCTGCACCAGCAGTGTCCCCGCTGCCAG GTGACGTACTGCAGTGCAGagtgcaggcaggcagctctggagcagtaCCACCAGGTGCTCTGCCTCGGCCCGTCCCGGGACGACCCCACACACCCCCTCAACAAGCTGCAGGAGGCATGGAG AAACATGCATTACCCCCCAGAGACTTCCAGCATCATGCTGATGGCCAGGATGGTCGCCACCATCAAACAG GCTAAAGACAAGGAATGGTGGATCAAGGCCTTCTCCCAGTTCTGCAGCAAGACAGCAAATGAAGAAGAGGAGATTGTGCACAAGCTGCTGGGGGACAAATTTAAG ggccagctggagctgctgcgCCTGCTCTTCACCGAAGCCCTGTATGACGAGTGTCTCAGCAGG tggtTCACTCCAGAAGGCTTTCGGTCCCTCTTTGCCCTCGTGGGGACCAATGGCCAAGGCATAGGAACCAG ctccctcagccagtGGGTGCACGCCTGCGATGCTCTGgacctgcccctgctgcagcgGGAGGAGCTGGACGCCTTCATTGACCAGCTCTACAAGGACATTGAGAAGG agtcAGGAGAGTTCCTCAACTGCGAGGGATCAGGACTCTAcgtgctgcagagctgct GTAACCACAGCTGCATCCCCAATGCTGAGACATCCTTCCCAGAAAACAACTTCCTCCTGCATCTCACTGCTCTGGAGGACATTGAAGCAGGAGAG GAAATCTGCATCAGTTACTTAGATTGCTGTCAGAGGGAGCGGAGCAGACACAGCCGCAACAAGATACTCAG GGAGAACTACTTGTTTACCTGCTCGTGTCCCAAGTGCCTGGCACAAGCCGACGACGCCGACGTGACGTCGGACGAAGAGGAGGAGGGCGAAGGGGAGACGGACGATGCGGAGCTGGAGGATGAGATGACTGATGTGTGA